The Dreissena polymorpha isolate Duluth1 chromosome 10, UMN_Dpol_1.0, whole genome shotgun sequence genome includes a region encoding these proteins:
- the LOC127848585 gene encoding uncharacterized protein LOC127848585 isoform X1, with protein MLIAPPLKKPVSLPLKKPVSLPLKKPVSLPLKKPVSLPLKKPVSLPLKKPVPLPLNVPVPLPLNKPVSLPLNKPVSLPLNKLVSLPLNNPVSWPRKKRVYDRYCEICQVDYNSKIMEESHLKGKRHMKEMGQLENNAQGTISSRTSQVNKVKKHKKSQCKGPKPAKKKLRTSKQLADQQVI; from the exons ATGCTAATAGCTCCACCACTGAAGAAGCCTGTTTCTCTGCCTCTGAAAAAGCCTGTTTCCCTGCCTCTGAAAAAGCCTGTTTCCCTGCCTCTCAAAAAGCCTGTTTCCCTGCCTCTGAAAAAGCCTGTTTCCCTGCCTCTGAAGAAGCCTGTGCCCCTGCCTCTGAATGTGCCTGTGCCCCTGCCTCTGAACAAACCTGTGTCTCTACCTCTGAATAAGCCTGTGTCCCTGCCACTGAATAAGCTTGTGTCCCTGCCACTGAATAATCCTGTGTCCTGGCCACGAAAGAAGCGAGTGTATGATCGGTATTGTGAGATCTGCCAGGTGGACTACAATTCGAAGATAATGGAGGAGTCACATTTAAAAGGGAAGAGGCACATGAAGGAGATGGGTCAGTTAGAAAATAATGCACAGGGGACTATATCAAGCC GTACATCTCAAGTAAACAAGGTCAAAAAGCACAAAAAGAGTCAGTGTAAAGGCCCAAAGCCAGCCAAAAAGAAATTGCGTACTAGCAAACAACTTGCTGACCAACAAGTAATATGA
- the LOC127848585 gene encoding uncharacterized protein LOC127848585 isoform X2, whose amino-acid sequence MKNLNRLREMATNAASSTITSVSGTKKKNQKKLKAVGKMVAMAATSTSSNAAGTEAQISDNGGKCVKPPFKIKIEVKEGNSVTFAMEQFGQLQTVSLSHGNGEFTFTQTQVPWTHEKSELPFSHTQVKSEKPDTEIVGAGNPDIDVKVVSATMQG is encoded by the exons ATGAAAAATCTGAATCGTCTCAGGGAGATGGCAACAAATGCAGCAAGTAGCACCATTACAAGTGTTTCAG GTACGAAAAAGAAGAACCAGAAAAAACTGAAAGCTGTAGGCAAGATGGTTGCCATGGCAGCTACAAGCACCAGTTCAAATGCTGCAG GCACAGAGGCTCAAATTAGCGATAATGGAGGCAAGTGTGTTAAACCACCATTTAAGATAAAAATAGAGGTGAAGGAAGGCAATTCAGTAACGTTTGCAATGGAACAGTTTGGCCAATTACAAACAGTGTCCTTGAGTCATGGAAATGGTGAATTTACCTTCACACAAACACAGGTCCCATGGACTCATGAAAAAAGTGAACTTCCCTTCTCACATACACAGGTCAAATCAGAAAAACCTGACACAGAAATTGTAGGAGCAG GAAACCCAGATATTGATGTCAAAGTAGTCAGTGCCACCATGCAGGGATAA
- the LOC127848585 gene encoding uncharacterized protein LOC127848585 isoform X3: MKNLNRLREMATNAASSTITSVSGTEAQISDNGGKCVKPPFKIKIEVKEGNSVTFAMEQFGQLQTVSLSHGNGEFTFTQTQVPWTHEKSELPFSHTQVKSEKPDTEIVGAGNPDIDVKVVSATMQG, translated from the exons ATGAAAAATCTGAATCGTCTCAGGGAGATGGCAACAAATGCAGCAAGTAGCACCATTACAAGTGTTTCAG GCACAGAGGCTCAAATTAGCGATAATGGAGGCAAGTGTGTTAAACCACCATTTAAGATAAAAATAGAGGTGAAGGAAGGCAATTCAGTAACGTTTGCAATGGAACAGTTTGGCCAATTACAAACAGTGTCCTTGAGTCATGGAAATGGTGAATTTACCTTCACACAAACACAGGTCCCATGGACTCATGAAAAAAGTGAACTTCCCTTCTCACATACACAGGTCAAATCAGAAAAACCTGACACAGAAATTGTAGGAGCAG GAAACCCAGATATTGATGTCAAAGTAGTCAGTGCCACCATGCAGGGATAA